In a genomic window of Aggregatimonas sangjinii:
- a CDS encoding alpha/beta hydrolase: MQESKFSFHLYGSEIFGCHVEPKVVTGVVVLVHGFGEHSGRYKAAVIPILTDLGLGVVTYDNIGHGKSGGKRGHCPSYEALLDILATVIDKAKELHPKKPLFLYGHSMGGNLVLNYALRRKEDFAGIIATSPYLRLAFKPPKWKMFLGKMLLKVLPSVTLPSGLDANGISRNPEEVTKYQNDSMIYDAVSPMYSFPVMDAGEWALANAHTLNCEALLLHGTRDQIIDHTATIEFHQKASNTTLKLYEGGYHELHHDLCKEAMLEDIHKWLKERI, translated from the coding sequence ATGCAAGAATCGAAATTCAGCTTTCATTTGTATGGGTCCGAAATTTTCGGATGCCATGTTGAACCAAAGGTGGTAACGGGTGTGGTGGTTTTGGTCCATGGGTTCGGAGAGCATTCAGGTCGGTATAAGGCAGCGGTCATCCCCATATTGACCGATCTAGGTCTAGGCGTTGTGACCTATGATAATATAGGACATGGAAAATCAGGAGGGAAAAGAGGGCACTGCCCCAGTTATGAGGCCTTATTGGATATATTGGCGACCGTAATCGACAAGGCTAAGGAACTACATCCCAAAAAACCGCTTTTTTTATATGGGCACAGTATGGGAGGTAACCTTGTTTTAAACTATGCCTTAAGACGTAAAGAAGATTTTGCTGGCATTATTGCCACCAGCCCGTATTTGCGTTTGGCATTTAAACCGCCTAAATGGAAGATGTTCTTAGGTAAAATGCTGTTAAAGGTCCTACCTTCTGTCACCTTGCCTTCCGGTCTAGACGCCAACGGAATCTCGCGAAATCCCGAAGAGGTTACCAAATACCAAAACGATTCGATGATTTACGATGCGGTAAGCCCAATGTATTCCTTTCCGGTAATGGATGCAGGGGAGTGGGCCTTGGCCAATGCCCATACCCTAAATTGCGAGGCACTACTATTGCATGGTACCCGCGACCAAATTATAGATCATACGGCAACCATTGAATTTCATCAGAAAGCCAGCAATACTACCTTGAAATTATATGAAGGCGGGTACCACGAGTTGCATCACGATTTGTGTAAGGAGGCCATGTTAGAGGATATCCATAAATGGTTGAAGGAACGCATTTAA
- a CDS encoding protein-disulfide reductase DsbD family protein, translating to MKQVVLLSFLLVSSLFVFSQDDETPVIWSQEKNKISDTEYELIMTAKIADDWHIFSQFTPEGGSLPSEFTYKKVGTDYELIGTTTESETVKKFEEVFEIEEVFFIKDAVFKQKIKLLNPAVRQIDINLFYQVCKEVCIQQEHDFTFVFDDGPATVSEKTMDERSLAIGRAMKLDLKNKERLTEGGTLVTGSNTGIWGIVGLGFLGGLIALLTPCVFPMIPLTVSFFTKQSGSRSKGVANAMLYGLFIVLIYALLSLPFHLFDSVDSQILNTIATNIWLNIAFFVVFVFFAFSFFGYYELTLPSSWANTMDSASSKVGGVIGIFFMAVTLAIVSFSCTGPILGGLLGSTILEEGDVAYNLTAGMTGFGIALALPFALFALFPAWLNSLPKSGGWMTTVKVVLGFLELALALKFLSNSDLVGHWGLLKREIFLGIWILLFVLLALYLFGVFRFPHDGPKQKISTGRKITGFASAAFSIYLILGVANISDLKLLSGFPPPQFYSIYEQESDCPLGIACFKDFDEGLAYAKKTNKPILLDFTGWACVNCRKMEEHVWSVPEVFRLLKEDYVLISLYVDDRKELPTEDQFDFQYESGRIKTIETVGQKWGTFQTLNFNAASQPYYVLLSPDMKVLHHAIQSTDSETYAAWLAKGLSEYHLLSKK from the coding sequence ATGAAACAAGTAGTTCTACTTAGTTTTCTGTTAGTTAGTAGTTTATTTGTGTTTTCACAAGATGATGAGACCCCGGTCATCTGGTCTCAAGAAAAGAACAAAATTTCTGACACGGAGTACGAATTAATAATGACCGCAAAGATTGCCGATGACTGGCATATCTTTTCACAATTTACACCCGAGGGTGGCTCATTGCCCAGTGAATTCACGTACAAGAAGGTAGGAACGGATTATGAGCTCATCGGGACGACCACGGAAAGTGAAACCGTCAAAAAGTTTGAAGAAGTTTTTGAGATAGAAGAGGTGTTCTTTATTAAAGATGCCGTATTTAAGCAAAAAATAAAACTCTTAAACCCAGCTGTACGTCAAATAGATATCAACCTTTTCTATCAAGTCTGTAAGGAAGTCTGTATTCAGCAAGAACACGATTTTACTTTCGTTTTTGACGATGGCCCGGCGACGGTTTCTGAAAAAACCATGGATGAGCGCAGTCTGGCCATAGGGCGGGCGATGAAACTCGATTTGAAGAACAAAGAACGCCTTACCGAAGGTGGTACGCTAGTTACCGGTAGCAATACCGGAATATGGGGCATAGTAGGTTTGGGATTCTTAGGCGGTCTCATCGCCCTCCTGACGCCATGCGTATTTCCGATGATTCCGCTTACCGTGTCTTTCTTTACGAAACAATCCGGAAGCCGTTCAAAGGGGGTGGCCAACGCCATGCTCTACGGTCTTTTTATCGTGCTGATTTATGCGCTACTCAGTCTGCCCTTTCATCTGTTCGATTCCGTCGATTCGCAAATTTTGAATACGATTGCCACCAATATATGGCTGAATATCGCGTTTTTCGTCGTTTTTGTGTTCTTTGCATTTTCCTTTTTCGGGTATTACGAGTTGACGTTGCCCAGTTCTTGGGCGAATACGATGGATTCTGCCTCGTCTAAAGTCGGTGGCGTCATCGGTATTTTTTTTATGGCCGTGACCCTGGCCATTGTTTCCTTCTCCTGTACAGGTCCCATTTTAGGTGGACTTCTGGGGAGCACGATTTTGGAGGAGGGTGATGTTGCCTATAACCTTACTGCCGGCATGACCGGTTTCGGCATCGCCCTGGCATTGCCCTTCGCGTTGTTCGCCTTGTTTCCTGCCTGGTTGAATTCCCTGCCAAAGTCGGGTGGGTGGATGACGACCGTCAAGGTCGTATTGGGTTTTTTGGAATTGGCATTGGCCTTGAAATTTCTATCCAACTCGGATTTAGTAGGGCATTGGGGTCTCCTGAAGCGTGAAATCTTCTTGGGTATCTGGATTCTACTCTTTGTACTCTTGGCCTTATATCTTTTTGGGGTTTTCCGATTTCCGCACGACGGGCCAAAACAGAAAATTTCCACAGGAAGGAAAATCACGGGATTTGCAAGTGCGGCTTTTTCTATTTATCTGATTTTGGGCGTGGCCAATATCTCCGACCTGAAATTGCTTAGCGGTTTTCCACCACCTCAATTTTATAGTATTTACGAACAGGAAAGCGATTGTCCCTTAGGTATTGCTTGTTTTAAGGATTTCGATGAGGGGCTGGCGTATGCCAAAAAAACGAATAAGCCCATCTTATTGGATTTTACGGGTTGGGCCTGCGTAAACTGCCGTAAAATGGAGGAACACGTCTGGAGCGTACCGGAAGTATTTCGACTATTGAAAGAAGATTACGTTCTTATATCATTGTACGTTGATGATCGAAAAGAACTGCCAACGGAGGACCAATTCGATTTTCAATATGAGTCTGGCCGTATAAAAACGATTGAAACCGTAGGTCAAAAGTGGGGCACCTTTCAGACCCTGAATTTCAATGCCGCCTCGCAACCATACTATGTATTGCTATCTCCCGATATGAAGGTGTTGCATCATGCCATTCAAAGTACGGATAGTGAAACTTATGCGGCCTGGCTTGCCAAGGGCCTCTCCGAATATCACCTCTTATCCAAAAAATAG
- a CDS encoding heparan-alpha-glucosaminide N-acetyltransferase domain-containing protein: MKKKSARLYFIDAMRAWAILMMLQGHFIDGLLDTAFRDPDSIAFMVWQYFRGITAPVFFTVSGFIFTYLLIRGEQKGVENPRVKKGIRRGLQLILFGYLLRMNLWGLLMGKVYDSFYLVDVLHCIGFSILGIIGVYLLTYKSNRVVFPTVLLMVGLLLFTCEPWYARATFDALPRFLENYISKVNGSIFTIIPWTGYATFGAFLSILFKRFSTYKYLYTVAIGTAISLGGMLILYSSDAFLYIAEVTGIQIFRAIHFNNYLFIRLGDVLLVFAIFMLVRGLLKNATVLKIGQSTLSIYIIHFIILYGSFTGLGLYGFLHHSLSPTIAISGALAFMIVCTYAALQYEQHKVLIQSNVNLALHYTWSKTESFLGFGVGMVKNAVSKLLRSLGLLKN; encoded by the coding sequence ATGAAAAAAAAGTCTGCAAGACTCTATTTTATCGATGCTATGAGGGCATGGGCGATTCTCATGATGCTGCAAGGGCATTTTATTGATGGATTACTGGACACTGCATTTCGCGACCCGGATAGTATTGCCTTTATGGTTTGGCAGTATTTCAGGGGAATTACCGCTCCCGTTTTCTTTACCGTTTCCGGATTTATTTTTACGTATCTATTGATTCGCGGTGAGCAAAAGGGAGTGGAAAACCCAAGGGTGAAAAAGGGAATACGGCGTGGGCTGCAGCTTATCCTGTTCGGTTACCTCTTACGAATGAACCTCTGGGGGCTGTTAATGGGCAAGGTGTACGATTCGTTCTACCTAGTTGATGTACTGCATTGTATTGGCTTTTCTATCTTAGGCATTATCGGCGTCTATCTACTGACATATAAGAGCAACAGGGTTGTTTTTCCAACCGTCTTATTGATGGTCGGTCTATTGCTATTCACTTGTGAACCTTGGTACGCTAGAGCTACTTTTGACGCACTTCCGAGATTTCTGGAAAATTACATTAGTAAAGTAAACGGATCGATTTTTACGATAATCCCTTGGACCGGATACGCTACCTTCGGGGCCTTTCTTTCGATATTATTCAAACGGTTCAGCACTTATAAATACCTGTATACGGTCGCCATCGGAACAGCGATAAGCCTTGGCGGAATGTTGATTCTATACTCTTCCGATGCATTTTTATATATTGCAGAAGTAACTGGAATACAAATTTTTAGAGCAATTCACTTTAACAACTACCTCTTCATTCGTCTAGGTGATGTGTTGCTTGTTTTTGCAATATTCATGTTGGTCAGAGGTCTATTGAAGAACGCTACCGTGCTGAAAATCGGACAAAGTACACTATCCATCTACATCATCCATTTTATCATTCTTTATGGCAGTTTTACGGGGTTGGGGCTATACGGATTTTTACATCATTCCCTCTCCCCTACAATCGCTATTTCGGGAGCTTTGGCCTTTATGATCGTGTGTACCTATGCCGCGCTGCAGTATGAACAGCATAAGGTGTTGATTCAGTCGAACGTGAATCTGGCGTTGCACTATACATGGTCAAAAACGGAAAGCTTTTTAGGGTTTGGAGTTGGTATGGTCAAAAACGCCGTTTCGAAGCTACTTCGATCATTGGGATTGCTTAAGAACTAG
- a CDS encoding penicillin acylase family protein, which translates to MKFVKKFVHLLLILSLLLVIVGFGVYWSLKPEYKGEQQIKGLTTTVQVYYDSYGIPHIYADNENDAFRSLGYVHAQDRLWQMELLRRIGRGGLSEVFGEKLLGTDKFFLALGIDEASQKTVSKLNRSSKSVQLSQAYLDGINHFLENGPTPLEFYLTGIEKAPFTLKDIHNILGYMSFSFAQAHKTDPLLSTIKEQLGQDYLIDLEIDSDPNSTLIKSHHPKTTDSMGNSAITSVSKSLDSLGIPLFEGSNSWVVGPEKTKNGKVIFANDPHIGFSSPSVWYEAHVVTPTYEKYGYHLAGVPFPLLAHDRKLAYGMTMFENDDVDFYYEETHPTDSTRYRTDEGWDFYDIVTNTIKVKDADDVNFTVKKTKRGPLLNGIADQISGERPVSMWWTYTNNKNEVINALYEMASAPDLEAIQRALPKIHAPGLNIMYGDAQGNVAWWATAKLYEVPDSVHTKFVQTSTKAFPADKNYLDFSENPQAINPPWHYVYSANNQPDSVNGRFFPGYYLPENRAKRIVELLKPKNDWDATEVREMITDVTSSVNPSVFVDLAKALDIRKLSDKERKILDRMRAWKGDYPLESISATIYHRWIFRMLKNTFGDELDEAQFEQFLTTHMSKRVIAKIVDKPASVWWDDVLTEEIKETHEDIIQKSFEEALAFLINDFGPDEEEWTWDRVHSLEHEHPMGQVAVLRRFFNVGPFPVNGSREVINNLGFGYNAEGFYKVSSGPSTRRVIDFSDIENSMSILPTGQSGNIFSPHYKDQAELFINGEFRKMMMNKEEIQQSESVLTLAPSQKEE; encoded by the coding sequence TTGAAATTCGTTAAAAAATTTGTTCACCTACTTCTGATACTCTCTTTGTTGTTGGTTATTGTTGGGTTTGGGGTGTATTGGAGCTTAAAACCGGAATACAAAGGAGAACAGCAGATCAAAGGACTTACTACCACCGTGCAAGTGTATTATGATTCGTACGGAATTCCGCATATTTACGCCGATAATGAGAACGATGCCTTTCGCAGTTTAGGATACGTGCATGCGCAAGACCGCCTATGGCAGATGGAATTACTTCGAAGAATCGGTCGAGGAGGGCTCTCAGAGGTTTTCGGGGAAAAGTTGTTGGGAACGGACAAATTCTTTCTCGCCCTGGGAATAGACGAGGCCTCTCAAAAGACCGTTTCGAAATTGAATAGGAGTTCGAAATCCGTTCAACTTTCCCAAGCCTACCTTGATGGTATCAATCACTTTTTGGAAAACGGACCAACTCCTCTGGAATTTTACTTGACCGGAATCGAAAAGGCGCCCTTCACTTTAAAAGATATTCATAATATTCTGGGCTACATGTCTTTTAGTTTTGCCCAAGCGCACAAAACCGACCCTTTGCTGAGCACCATCAAAGAGCAGCTGGGACAGGACTATTTGATCGACTTGGAAATCGATAGCGATCCAAATTCCACTTTGATTAAAAGTCATCATCCAAAAACAACCGATTCTATGGGGAATTCCGCCATTACATCAGTATCAAAATCGCTCGATTCGCTGGGTATTCCGCTTTTTGAAGGCAGCAATAGCTGGGTCGTTGGCCCGGAAAAGACCAAAAACGGCAAGGTCATCTTTGCCAATGATCCGCATATCGGTTTTTCTTCACCTTCCGTTTGGTACGAGGCACATGTGGTCACACCCACTTATGAAAAATATGGTTATCATCTGGCGGGAGTGCCCTTTCCCTTATTGGCACACGATCGGAAGTTGGCCTATGGAATGACGATGTTCGAAAATGACGATGTTGATTTCTATTATGAAGAAACCCATCCTACCGATTCAACAAGGTATAGAACGGATGAAGGTTGGGATTTTTACGATATCGTTACCAACACCATCAAAGTGAAGGATGCGGACGACGTTAATTTTACTGTAAAAAAAACCAAACGAGGCCCGCTATTGAACGGAATTGCAGACCAGATATCTGGTGAAAGGCCCGTATCGATGTGGTGGACGTATACCAATAACAAGAACGAAGTAATCAATGCGCTCTATGAGATGGCCAGTGCCCCGGATTTGGAAGCGATACAGCGTGCACTTCCCAAGATACATGCCCCAGGCCTGAACATTATGTATGGTGATGCCCAAGGCAATGTTGCCTGGTGGGCAACAGCGAAATTGTATGAGGTGCCTGATAGTGTACATACCAAATTTGTACAAACAAGTACGAAAGCCTTTCCCGCCGACAAAAACTACTTGGATTTTTCCGAAAATCCCCAAGCCATTAACCCGCCTTGGCATTATGTCTACTCGGCGAACAATCAGCCCGACTCGGTCAACGGAAGATTTTTTCCAGGCTATTATCTGCCCGAAAACAGGGCCAAACGAATCGTAGAATTGTTAAAACCAAAAAATGATTGGGACGCCACCGAGGTACGGGAAATGATCACAGATGTAACCTCTTCGGTAAACCCATCTGTTTTCGTTGATTTAGCCAAGGCCTTGGATATCAGGAAACTTTCGGACAAAGAGCGGAAAATTCTTGATCGTATGAGGGCATGGAAAGGGGACTACCCCTTGGAAAGTATATCGGCTACCATCTACCATCGTTGGATATTTCGTATGTTAAAGAATACGTTTGGAGACGAGCTGGACGAAGCACAATTCGAGCAGTTCTTGACCACTCATATGAGTAAACGGGTCATCGCAAAAATTGTCGACAAACCTGCTTCTGTCTGGTGGGATGATGTTTTGACCGAAGAAATCAAGGAAACGCACGAAGATATTATCCAAAAGTCTTTTGAAGAGGCCTTGGCCTTTTTGATCAACGATTTTGGACCTGATGAGGAAGAATGGACCTGGGACAGAGTACACAGTTTGGAGCACGAACACCCTATGGGGCAAGTAGCCGTTTTACGTCGTTTTTTCAATGTGGGACCTTTTCCTGTAAACGGTTCGCGAGAGGTCATCAACAACTTGGGATTCGGCTATAATGCAGAGGGATTTTATAAGGTAAGTTCTGGACCGTCGACGCGTAGGGTCATCGATTTTTCGGATATCGAAAACAGTATGAGCATTCTGCCCACGGGGCAGTCTGGAAATATCTTTAGTCCGCATTACAAAGACCAAGCAGAACTGTTTATAAACGGGGAGTTTCGAAAAATGATGATGAATAAGGAGGAGATACAACAGTCGGAATCCGTTCTTACGTTAGCTCCCTCACAAAAGGAAGAATAA
- a CDS encoding anthranilate synthase component I family protein, with translation MRTTVSFPLPPISACKKSLLEWSHQFREIAWLDSNGHADSYGEFEAILAVAAHDSIVVPRTTGAFDKLKAYRKEIGDWLFGFLSYDLKNDVEELSSTNFDGLLFPNLFFFQPKKIIKVHKGHVHFMYLDVYAHEISSDYNDIFEKRKVDAKAVKSAKAIHIKMRIFKDEYFQRARRMLTHIHRGDIYEANFCQEFYAKDTEIDPLRIYEHLNTISQPPFAVFFRQDHNHLLCASPERYLKKSGSQLISQPIKGTAKRDTNPQKDASLISRLRHDAKERAENVMIVDLVRNDLSKNATKGSVRVEGLCVIKSYRQVHQMVSTISATVPPDSDPVDLIRDSFPMGSMTGAPKVSAMKIIEELESFKRGLYSGAVGYFTPEGNFDFNVVIRSILYNAKKRYVSFSVGSALTAKAIPEQEYEECLLKAKAMREVLEGL, from the coding sequence TTGCGAACCACCGTTTCATTTCCATTGCCACCCATTTCCGCCTGTAAGAAGTCCCTTCTGGAATGGTCGCATCAGTTCAGGGAAATCGCTTGGCTTGATAGTAACGGACATGCCGATTCCTATGGAGAATTCGAAGCGATATTGGCGGTTGCTGCTCATGATAGTATTGTTGTACCGCGAACGACCGGGGCTTTTGACAAATTGAAGGCCTACCGGAAAGAAATCGGTGACTGGCTTTTTGGCTTCCTTTCGTACGACCTTAAAAACGATGTGGAGGAGCTTTCTTCGACCAATTTTGATGGATTGTTGTTTCCGAACCTGTTCTTTTTCCAACCGAAAAAAATAATAAAAGTGCATAAGGGCCATGTTCACTTTATGTATTTGGATGTCTACGCTCATGAGATTTCCTCGGATTACAACGACATTTTCGAAAAAAGGAAGGTGGATGCCAAAGCAGTGAAATCGGCAAAGGCCATCCACATAAAAATGCGAATCTTTAAAGACGAATATTTTCAGCGAGCAAGGCGTATGCTCACCCATATTCACCGTGGCGATATTTATGAGGCGAATTTTTGTCAAGAATTCTATGCAAAAGACACCGAAATCGACCCACTTCGTATCTACGAACATCTCAATACCATATCACAACCTCCTTTTGCCGTTTTTTTTAGGCAGGACCATAATCATCTGTTGTGCGCATCCCCGGAACGGTATTTAAAAAAATCGGGGAGTCAGCTGATTTCGCAGCCCATCAAAGGAACCGCTAAACGGGATACGAATCCGCAAAAAGACGCCTCGTTGATTAGTAGATTACGCCATGATGCCAAAGAACGCGCCGAGAATGTTATGATTGTTGATCTGGTTCGCAACGACCTTTCTAAAAACGCAACAAAAGGTAGTGTGAGGGTAGAAGGGCTCTGCGTAATAAAATCGTATCGGCAAGTCCACCAAATGGTATCGACGATTAGTGCGACAGTGCCCCCGGATAGCGACCCCGTTGATTTGATACGGGATAGTTTTCCGATGGGCAGTATGACGGGAGCACCAAAAGTTTCCGCGATGAAGATCATCGAGGAATTGGAGTCGTTTAAACGCGGACTCTACAGCGGAGCGGTGGGCTATTTTACCCCGGAGGGGAATTTCGATTTCAATGTAGTCATCCGGAGCATACTGTACAATGCTAAAAAGAGATATGTTTCTTTTTCGGTGGGTAGTGCGCTTACTGCCAAGGCAATTCCGGAACAGGAATACGAAGAATGCCTGTTGAAGGCAAAAGCGATGCGGGAGGTGTTGGAGGGTCTATAA
- a CDS encoding CDGSH iron-sulfur domain-containing protein has product MSEKPYSPIPVTLEKDKRYSWCTCSHSENQPFCDGSHRAAKATPPLTFEVAEEKEAYLCTCKRTSNPPYCDGSHKV; this is encoded by the coding sequence ATGAGCGAAAAGCCGTACTCCCCAATTCCAGTTACTTTAGAAAAAGACAAACGGTATTCCTGGTGCACCTGCAGCCATAGCGAGAACCAACCGTTTTGTGACGGTTCACACCGAGCGGCCAAGGCAACACCACCCTTGACATTCGAGGTTGCGGAAGAAAAAGAGGCCTATCTGTGTACCTGTAAAAGAACATCGAACCCGCCCTACTGCGACGGTTCACATAAAGTTTAG
- the tilS gene encoding tRNA lysidine(34) synthetase TilS, producing MLKAFQKQISEHFSILDEERFLLACSGGVDSMVLAALCARANLKFAMAHCNFRLRGTESDADEDLVRKTASKYKVDFYITHFDTVGYVNKNKVSVQMAARELRYTWFTQIMDENTLGALVTAHHADDNLETFLINLSRGTGIEGLTGIPPKNGNIYRPLLSFSREQIEAYARTERIEWREDASNAETKYLRNRIRHQIVPELKKLNPTFLENFKKTQEHLSGTAAFLNATIEKLKTSLFVNNNGVVTISIADLLELHPLKTVLYELFKEFGFTAWDDINALLTASSGKEVRSKTHRLVKDRDTLLLAEIKESARNIYAINVPQKRIDRPITLLFDDVSEIDETSGNVLYVDKETLKYPLTVRKWQKGDYFYPLGMQGKKKLSKYFKDEKVDIIAKDDQWLLFSGNDLVWVIGRRGDDRFKVNAHTKQIVKIIFNK from the coding sequence GTGCTAAAAGCTTTTCAAAAACAGATTTCCGAACACTTCTCGATACTGGACGAAGAACGATTTTTACTTGCCTGTAGCGGTGGTGTCGACAGTATGGTCCTTGCTGCCCTCTGCGCACGGGCAAACTTGAAGTTCGCTATGGCGCACTGTAATTTTCGACTTAGGGGAACTGAAAGCGACGCCGATGAGGACTTGGTACGCAAAACCGCAAGTAAATATAAGGTAGATTTTTACATAACCCATTTTGATACCGTAGGTTATGTGAACAAAAATAAAGTTTCAGTTCAAATGGCTGCACGGGAGTTGCGCTACACTTGGTTTACCCAGATAATGGATGAAAATACACTTGGTGCTCTGGTGACCGCCCATCATGCCGACGATAATTTGGAAACTTTTTTAATCAACCTTTCCAGAGGAACGGGAATCGAGGGCCTGACCGGTATTCCGCCAAAAAACGGAAATATTTACCGGCCATTATTGTCGTTTTCACGAGAACAAATCGAGGCTTATGCCAGAACAGAACGAATCGAGTGGAGGGAGGATGCCAGTAACGCCGAAACGAAATATTTACGAAACCGAATTCGACATCAAATCGTACCCGAATTAAAGAAACTAAACCCGACCTTTTTGGAAAACTTCAAAAAGACACAGGAACATCTTTCCGGTACTGCGGCTTTCCTTAATGCAACCATTGAAAAATTAAAGACCAGTCTTTTTGTCAATAATAATGGTGTGGTAACGATTTCCATTGCTGATTTACTGGAATTGCATCCATTGAAAACCGTACTCTACGAACTGTTCAAGGAATTCGGTTTTACCGCCTGGGACGATATTAATGCTTTGCTGACGGCCTCAAGCGGAAAGGAAGTACGCTCCAAAACACATCGGTTGGTGAAGGATAGGGATACACTGTTGCTCGCGGAAATAAAGGAATCAGCAAGAAATATCTATGCCATCAATGTCCCGCAAAAGCGAATAGATCGACCAATAACCTTGCTTTTCGACGATGTTTCTGAAATCGATGAGACTTCGGGCAATGTACTATACGTAGACAAAGAAACGTTAAAGTATCCGCTGACCGTTAGGAAATGGCAAAAGGGCGACTATTTTTATCCCCTGGGAATGCAAGGCAAGAAAAAGTTGTCGAAGTATTTTAAAGATGAAAAGGTAGATATCATTGCCAAAGATGACCAATGGCTTTTGTTTTCCGGAAATGACTTGGTTTGGGTCATCGGCCGGCGTGGCGACGACCGGTTTAAAGTAAATGCGCATACCAAGCAAATCGTAAAAATAATATTCAACAAATGA